The Methanoregula sp. UBA64 region CAATGGTCGTCCATAATACAACGGAGGGCTCCGGCAATGCACATTTTGAGATTACCGATACGAATAATCTGATCAAAAATGATGACGGGAGTCCATACACATTCTATCCCGGGGATCTTCGCTACGAGTCTGCAAGCGCCCAGACCGGCATGTCACTTGAAAACGGTGCCGTGGTAAAACGGATGCTCGCACAGGAAGGATCGGCCATGCTCGCAGAGCCCCGGTGGTTTGTGGACGACCAGACCAATACTGCCGTGATCTACCTGATCGGATTCAATTCGACCGATGCAATGTCCCGGGCCGGTGTTGGAACGGTGAAAATGGCGCTGGACCAGACAAAGACCAGTTCGACATCATATGAGATTCCGGCAGATGACCGGATCTATGTGAAGTATATCCCAAATTCAGATGCTGATTATTCAACCGCATGGGATAATTATTTTGAAAATACGCTGAAGATGACCGGCAATCCTGTCGCAGGATATATGGTTCCCACAGATCCCAAAAAAACTGCAAGACTGGTGATCAACCGGTACGATATTATCATCAAATCGGTGTAATACCAGAAGATCCCCGGGGGATTCCGACATAAGGAACTCTGGGAAATTGATTATTTTTTTAATCCTTCGCGATACGGGGATATCCGGGATACGCAGCAGTTAAATAGCAGGTATATATACGGCACCTGTCAATATCACTACGTACGTGAAGGGTATGCACATACACCGGATTTTAATCGTACTTCTTGGCTTTCTCCTGCTCATAGGACTGTGCGGTGCTGATCCTGTACCCGATCAATCGTCATCTCTGTCTACCAGTGCAACCTGGATAGTGGTGAATCATCCTTCAACAATCACCGTCATTGCACACAACACAACATCCGGTTCACTGGCGGGCGCAACCGTGAATCTCGCACTTGACAACCCGGCGCTCGGATCGCTTGTCATGACAAGCCCCACGACAGACGCATCCGGTATTGCGACCGGAACATTTACGGCCGGTACCAAATCCGGGGCCGTAAATATTACCGCCACCATCTCCAAAGACGGGTATAGTGTCACCAAAACCATACCCCAGTACATCGATCACGACGTTCCGTATACCGTTCGGTTCGATTATGACGGCGAGGTGACGGTAGACACGGAGACGCCGTTTTCGATGAGTTTTGCCGATTACTGGGGAAATCCCATCGACAATAAAAACCCGGCCGCTACACACACCGTCTCTCTTCACATCGGTTCGGTCAACAACACAGCAGCGTTCGATAAGAGCGGAACGTTCGTGCAGGATATCACCACGAACACGGATGCAAAGGGTAATGCTTCAGTAACCGTCAGAACCTCCATTGCTGGCGGGGAGAACATCATCTGGATGAAACCGTTCGGGAATATCGGCGATCAGTACAAAACGATTACCAGCCTGACGGACGCTGTCCCCTTTAGTATTACCCAGGATGTATCTCCATCTCCCGCAATGCAGCCCTGCGACGGCGCAGCGGACCATACCTTCTCGTTTATCTATACACTCTACGATAAGCATGGCAACATCGCAGAAAACCAGTCGCTATTGCTGCACACCAGCTGGGCGGGAGACAAGGATACCACATTTACCTCAAACGATCTCGGCCAGGTCTGGCTGACCTATGGCCCCCACCAGACCGCAGCCAACATTTCTGTTACAGCAACATCGCTTACGAATTCATCGGTGACGGCGACCAGGTTTGTGGAGTTTTACAGCACGGCCCCGGTCAATATGCAGCTGACCGCAAGCCCCCAGACGATGGGGAGCCTTGATGCAGGGAGTTCTCTGCGGGCCAATGTCTCGGCTGAAGTGACCGACATTATGGGAAATCCCGTTAAAAACGAGTCTGTCACCTTTACCATCGGAACGCCATGGTACGACGGCACGTATAATGTCACTGCCGGACCGGTATGGGAAAGTACACATTCGGCAACGGTGACGGGGACTACCAACGATGATGGTTTTGCCACCGTTAAATTCATGCCCGGGGCATTCAGCCGGAATAAGAAAGATCTCAATTACAACCAGCAGGCAACCGGGCATGTAACGGTGACCGCTAAATGGGTAAATGCCAATGGCACCGAGGTCATACAAAATCTCCAGCTGAACTGGAAGAACTATCCTTACCTCAGCGTCGATACGAGCGTGAACCCCCTTACGGTCGGCGTTAACGATACCGTGGATCTCACGATTAAACTGAAGGGGGACGGGTGGGCGCTCCAGCCAAGTCCCATTGATGTCAATCTTGTAATAGACCGGTCAGGAAGTATGGGGAATAATCTAGCCGGGAAAAGCGGTACACCTACTAGAATATCTATTGCCAAATCCGCTGCGACCACGTTCATCAATAATATGACAGAGGGACAGGACAGGGTGGGTCTGTTTTCTTTTGCATCAGATGTGTCTCACGATGCAGCATTACAAACCACATTTAGTCCGGTAAAAACTGCTGTTTCAAACCTGAACTCAAACGGTGCCACAGCAACACGGGACGCAATAAAAAAAGCCATTGATGACATGGTCGCGCACCCGAATACAGATGCGAATGCAATACGGGCGATCATTGTTATGACCGATGGAGACTGGAACTATTATGGTGCACCAAATGGAAAAGGAAACGGATTCTCTTCATGGGATTATACTTTAAATAATAATGTTGCATCTTGGTCCGGTGGCGTTACGGATTATAATACTTATTATTATTATACCGACCTTAATGGGGGATATAACCATTACGCTAAAGTCAATGTACCTAATAATGACCCCAACTATGGGGAAACTACCCTATATTACTATTATACAAATGCCAATTATTATGATAACGCGGAACTTACAAACCAAAATTTATCCATTTACGCCAAAAACCATAATATCCGTCTCTATTTTATATTCTTTGCCAGTTCACCTGCTGCCATGTCGCAGAGTACACTGCAATCAATGGCAAATGCTACAGGGGGGTTCTATCAGCAGGCATTGACGGCAACCGCACTGAACGATGCATATAAAAAGATCGCTGGCGATCTCCAGGAACAGGCCGGCGTTAACACTACGATGCAGGTTGCCTTTGACAATGTCAATGTGTCCGGCGTCACCCTCCCGGGAGCAGATGTCTACCAGTATGTGTACGATCCGACTGCATCCTCCAAAATCACCTGGCAGGACGGGAATACGAATGTCACGGACCAGACTGCCGACTGGAACGACGATCACAACCTGAATTTCAACATCGGCACAATCACCCTTAACCAGGTCTGGCAGGCAGACATGAGATTCAGAATTTTAAAGCCGGGGAATATCGAAGTGTTTTCAGGTTCATCGGTCATCTTCAACAATGGTACCGACAGAATGGACCTGCCGACAAAATACGTGAACGTGATCCCCAATCTCACCAACCCCGGATGGTCGATGCAGGCAATCAGACTGACCGATCTTGCAGCAAACACGGGTGGCGGCAAAATTGTAGATACCCTCCCGGTAACATGGAATCTCACCTACCCGGGGAATATCACTAAAAGCGCAACCGAACAGGTGTTCTGGTCAAACGACAATAAGCAGAGCTGGCACCAGTTCGATACGGAATTCAGTGGTCCCTGCGTCAACTCAATACAGGGTTCGACCCTGGACGTAAGAAACCTCCCGTCAGGAACCTATTGGATCCGCGTGAAAGCGAGCGCCGACGATGCAGTAGGTGATGAAGCGATAACTGCAACGGGAATCGATATAGGAATGGAAGGAAAATCCTATATCAAACTCGAATAATCTTCCCTAATAACCACCAATTTTGTCAAAACAGTATGCGAGAAGCAGGAGTCGAACCTGCGAACCCCTTCGGGAACGGATCTTGAGTCCGCCTCTGTTGGCCACTTAGATATTCTCGCGTGTGTGCGGGATAATGTTGGCGACCGGAATACATAAGGAAATTGATTGGCAAAAGGGGATGTCTGCCCCGCAAGGATAATCTTTGTTCCGTGCCCAGTACACCAGACAACCAATGTCGATCCCTCCCGTGCTTTCCCGCTTTTGTGAATCGGTCCGGCAGAGCAGGTACCGCGACGCTCTTGTCACCATCCCGGTTATCGCTGCATTCCTCGTCCTGATGATCCTCTCGCTTGTCATGGGGGATCAGGGAATCGTCGGGGAGTTCGTTTCAGCCGGGGGAATGGTTGCCCCGTTCGTGATCCTTGCCCTCCTTGCATACCTCGGGGAGACTACCCGGTGGGTCCGGTACATCGCCATCCTCTGGCTCCTTGGCCTGCTTGCCTGTACCGTCATTGTTACGTTCCTGTTTACCCTCGGGCCGGCCGGGGCGTTTTCTCCTGATCCCGAGGTAATGAATGCATGGATCGCATCGCTATCAGCGGGAAAAGTTGCTGTTGCCCTGCTTGTGCCGCTGTGTGCCGGGCTGGTCTGCCTTTTCGGGTTCTGGCGCCGGTTCAGGGTACTGCTCGCCCGTGTCCTCCCCATCGATCCTGACTCTTTTGTCCAGACGATCGGTCTTGTTACGGTCACGGCCCTCATCCTTTTACCCATTGTCCCGCTTGCAGTTACCGGCAACGCCCCGTTCCTTGACGCAAACCTCCAGAACGTGCTCGGGATCGGGACGGAAGTGCCCGGATCCTCCGTCAACACGGACACCTTCACCCTCATCTGGACCATTATCGGCTCGTTTTTCCTGGTCGGGCTCTGGGTTCGCCGGGATATTCGGGGAACGCTCGACCGGCTCGGCCTTGTCCGGCCCACGCTCCGCCAGGTACTCCTGGCAATCACCCTGGGTATCCTGCTGGTCGGCATCTTCACGGTGCTCGATAATCTGCTTGCCGGACTCTTTGCGGCCACGGGGATTACGATAACGGACGAGACCCTGGTCAACAACCTCTTTGCCTCGTCATTCACCCCGCTTGCCGCAGTTGTCGCCGCGGTTGCTGCCGGCCTTGGCGAGGAACTTGCGATCCGCGGGGTCATCCAGCCGCGTTTCGGGATCCTGCTCTCGGCACTTGTCTTTGCCTCGCTCCATGCGTACCAGTATGCATGGGACGGCGTGATCGGCGTGCTCCTTGCCGGCCTCTGTTTTGGCGTGTTACGGAAATATACGAATACCTCGACGAGCGCCATCTGCCACGGTACCTACGATCTTGTGCTGTTTGCCCTCCTTATGGTAGGGTTTACTTCGATCTGATCCAAAAACGGGGGGAGCAGTACGCCGCCCCGTACTGCATCTCCGGCCCGGCTCCTTTTCCCGCGTGAACCGGGAAAAACCGGAATTTTTTTGGAACAAAAAAAAGTTGCGGACCCGGGCGATCCGGTTTTTTTCCTGAAAAACCGGAACCACCAAAAAAATTCACGCCGGAGCCGGAAACAGCGAGTCAGATGTACATCCGATTATCGGATACGTATCCGATAATCGGCTTGCTAACTTACTCCCTTTTTTGGCCGGAAAAATATTTTGCCGGCATTTTCCCGGCACGGAACGGTATCTGCGACCATAACCCGGGCAAACCTTCCGGGCGAATATTCAGAACCAGGCCGGGGACGGAACAAGTGAAGAGGGCCCGGTACCGGGATGCTTATCGCAACACCGGGTCACATGAAATCGGCAAGGCCCAGCTGTTCCTGCTTCTCCTCGCCAAACGTGGACTCGATATTCAGGTCGAGCACCTCGACCCGCTGCCGGCAGTATTCCGACACCTTGTATTTTTTCACCATCGCCCGGGACACTTCGAGGTACTTCTTGACCGAGCCCTCGTGCACGGTCGGGATGATGTTGCCGTTGCAGATACCTTTTCCCTTAAACTTCGTGCACTTGCCGGCAAGCGGCATCCGGCGGTAGCTCGTGTTGCACTTGGTGCACCGGAACTTCTGCTTGGAGAACGCGGAGAGGTTGCCCATCAGGTCGCGGATGAAGTGGGTGTTTAAGACCCGTTCTGCCACATCATCCGCATCGACCGCCCGGATCTTCTCTGCGAGATCCAGTTCGGCATCGAGTTTCTCGGCCATGGTCTTGAGCTGCGTGTAGGTGGACTCCAGCGGGCCTGACGATATGTCGGAGGTGTCGTGGGTGAAGAAGAACCCTTCCAGCTGCTGCGGGGTCCCGAGCCTGCGTTCCACCCGGTCGATGAGGGGCTCGACATCCTTTGCTTTCGCGTACGCGAGGCCGGCCTCGTAGAGTTCGCGCGGGTATCCCTTCCCGACATCCACGTTTAAGGACTCCTTGTCGATCTCCGCCGGGTCGATCCGGCTGGTGAGCACGAGCGGGGCGTCCATGGTCCCGCCCCGGTTCTGGGGCAAAAACGATTTGGAGAAGTTTAAGAGGCCGTCCATGAGGAGCATGACGCAGTCCTCATCGCCATCGCACTGGCCGGTGAAGATGCCGTTTGCAACGAGCGTGTGGTCTTCAGCCACCGTCAGGCAGTACACCCGGTCTTCGAGCGTGGCAACCGTCTCGACGCTGGTGATCCGGTCGGTAATAACGGCGTTTCCTTCAAAGACCGGCACGGGATCGCCGGCCTTGACCTCCATTGCCCGGATCTTCCTGAGGTACCCGACATCCCAGACAATCATCGCGTGGTCCGGGGTGACCGTGAGCTGCCGGCTGCGGGCGGTGGTAAACCGGAGGAGGTTTGGAGGCGCCCGGTGGATGGAGACCGAGGTAATTTTACGGATGTGCAGGGTCCCGGCGGTATCCACGGTCCGGGTGTAATAGGGCCGGACCGGGTCGGAGTAATAGGTACCCAGCCGGTCGATGCCGGGCTGGCTGATGTCGAAGTTCTCCATCACGAATTTGCGGATGGGGATCTTCGTCCAGTTCTTCCCGTCCATCACCTCGATCTCGGTATCGCCGAAGAAACAGTTCCGCCTCTTAGCCGCATGGAAGAACGGGTGGGCGTAACCAACGTTTGCCCGGGTAAACCCGACAACCCGGGCAAGCACGCCGGCGCTCGTATGCGGTGCAAGGCCGATCATGAGCTGCCCGACAAGATCGTCCCGGGTCTTTACGTTATAAAATGCCGGAAGTCCGTAGAACTTCGTGAGCTCATCGTCGATGAACTGCGCGATCTTGATCATATACAAGGCACAGGAGTCGGAGAGCAGGATGTCCTGCGGGTGCAGTTCTACGACCTGTTTCCCGTTCTGGAGATCGTAGCCGTTGATATCTTTGAGGTACCCGAGCTCTCGCATCTTTTCCACGCTCACGCATATCTCGTCCGGCCGGATATGGGTGAGCGGGAGATCGATCATATCGAAGCGCGTGGTGCCGTCCTTGAAGACGTAGATGTCCTGGAGGGCACGGAGAATGCCTTTTTCCATCGCCTCGACCGTTCTCTCCTGGGAGATCACGCCCTTTACGCCTTTCACGAGCGCGATACTGTCTTTTTTTATCCCGAGGCGCCCCATTGCCTGCGCGTATTCCTCCTTTACGTTTAAGGCGATCCGCTGGCTGCACTTAGTGGGGACATCACAGTTCGGGCAGCGCGGTGTCATCATCTCATGCCCGCACTTCGGGCAGGTGTAGACCGGGGTCGTGTGCGTTTTGCACTTCTGGCACCGGTTCAGGTACGTGATCTCACCGCAATCGGGACAGCGCCGGCGGCCGACTTCAATCTCGATCATACCGCCCTCTTTCTGGAAATCGATCTCGGTCGCGCTGGCATCGGATTCCTCGGCATGGCTCGATGCTTCCTGGAACGAGCGCCGTGCTCCCCCGGACTCCCCAAGCGGGAAGAGGGCGTGGGGCGGCGGGCTCATCTTCCGGGGCTTGGACTTGCCGGGCCGTCCCATCCTCCCGCCGATCCGGATCCCGGACCGGGACCGGAGTTTCAAGCCACTCAGGTGCATGACAAGGTCGAGCTGTGCTGCATCGGCCGGCACCGTGTTCCAGGTATCGCGTTTTTTCAGGTGCTCGTCGAGGCCGAGGCAGGCTGTAAAGGCGCGGTATGCCCGGATCCGGATCGTTCCGCCGCTCACCTTGTGCGGGATGAGCAGGATCTCAAGCGGGTCTTTGACCTCCGCGGTGAGCGGGATGACAAGGGCATCCTCCTCGATCTTTCCCTCCCGTGCAACCGTATCTGCGAGGAGCCGGATCTGGTCGCAGGTGATATCGTCCCAGAACCACGTCCATGAGGGGTGGAGGTACCTGCCGGTGGTGTGTGCGAGCGCCAGGGCCTCGGTCTCGTCCTTTGGCAGTTTTGTTCCCGGTTCCTGATCGAGCAGCCACCACTCCTCGCAGTAGCCGGCCGGGACGAGCGGGTGGTTGTTTTCCAGGAAATCCCCGTACGCGATCAGGATCTCGCCGACGTCAAGGATCCGTTCCACCTTTCCCATGAGGGTAAGCGCGGTCTTTTCATCGTCCACCCGGACCACGTCGCCCCCCTTGAGCCGGATCGTGGGCCCGTCGATCGTATCGACCGGTACAACCCCGCAGGCCTTGCCGGGCCGTTCGAGTTTCATCTGGGTGCCGACCGCAAGGAACCCGCCCAGCAGGTACAGGGTTGCCGGGTTAAACCCGGCGGTGGCAAACCCGGTGTTCCGCGACCGCCCGTACCGGAGCCGGAAACCCCCTTTCCGCATCGGGTAGGAAAAGACCGGCCGGCCGCCGATGAGATCGCGGAGGTACTTGTCGAGCGGCTTGATACCCGGGGCATGGGACTCGGTCTCGGCTGCCGGTTTTCCCGCGCCGGCGATCAGCTTGTCCAGCCAGTCCCAGCCCTGCATGTTCATCTTCTCGACCTTGCTCTTGAGCTTGCGGGCCTTTCCCGCTATGCCCTCGGCAAGGACGAGCGCCATCCCGCCCCGGACGGCGTTTGTCTCGACCCGGGAGAGGTTCCGGTGCCCCGAGACCTCTTCCTTTTCCGTTGCTTCTCCGTCGATACAGACCGGGCAGTTCTCCACGATCAGCCGGATCTCGGCCTCGCTCGGGAGGTACTGGAGGCTCATGATCGTGTTGTACTGCCGGATCTCCTCGATGTACCGCTCGATCTCTTCCTGCCGGGGACGGTACCTCCCGATCCCGAGCTTTGCCCGCACATAGTCCCCGACGAGCACGGAGAGTGCCTGCGCCGTCCCGCCGGCGCTCCGGATCGGACCGGCATAATAGATCATGAGATAGGTGCTGCCGTCGTCGTTTTTCCCGAGACCCACTTTTGCTATCCCTTCGGTCGGGGCCGAGACTACCCCTTCCGTGAGCAGGGCCATCGCGGTCCGGATGGAATGGTCGAGGATCTCGTCGTTGTTCTTCTCCCCGAACATCTTTGCGACAAAGTCGTCGCCGATCTTGAGAGCCGCCTCTTCACGGGACATCTGCGATTCAAGCTCGCGGATCCGGGCCGCCACCCCTTTGATCCCCACGAGCACTTCGACCCGGTCGGCAAGGTCGCTTGCAATCGGGATCTCGACTGCCATGCTGGGGTCGAGCCCCTGGCGCCGCGCCTCCTCTGCGATGGCGATTGCGCGGGACAGCCCTGCCATGAGGGTATTCCCGTACGCTTCCATCACCGGGGAGAGCTTGAGCATACTGCTAGATTTGGCGGGACGAAAATTAATACTGTGGGATCAGGGGGTATCCCGTCTGAAAAAGGGGAGTAATGATCGGGGGATTATTCTTTTTTGTCGTCATGGAGTTTTTCGATCATGGGGGTCAGGCCGGACTCTCCCATCTGCCAGAGCGTGAGGGTTGCACACGACCGGAGGATCTCGTCTTCGTCGGAGATGTGCCGGGTGAGCGGGACTATCGCGGGTTTTCCTATCCGGCAGAGCGCTTTTGAGAAAAAGCCCCGCAGTTCCTTGTCGTCGCTTCCCATTGCCTCGATGAGAGGCTCGACTGCCGCCTCCCCGAGTTCCCCGAGAGCCGCTGCCGCGTAGCGCCGGAACTCGAAGTCGCGGTTCTCCTTCATGGCCGCAATGAGCGGCGCAATAATGGGTGTGCCCACCTTGGCGAGAGCCACTGACCGGTACCAGCGGGGTTCGTCTCCCGTTGCCCCGGCAAGCGATTGGATCAGGGGCAGTACGGCGTCGGGGCCGGTCCGTGCGAGCGCGAGGACCGCCTCGTGCCGGTTGTCGATCGCGGGGTCGTCGAGCTGGCCGATGAGCGCGGCAATGCTCTCCTTGTCGGGGGCAGGGGTATCGGACGTCATGGCTTAGTAATCCTGTCCTGATGTTTGCATGTATCCGTTCATCTTCTTTGTCATCCCGCAGGTGGTCCGATCCTCTGCGCCTATACCAGCCCGAGCCACCCCGGGACAAAGAGGATGCAGAAGAACCCGGCCATTAACGCCAGACCGAGCGGGAGACCGACTTTCGCCCACTCCTTGCTCGTGATTCCCATCTTCCCGGCCGCGATGATGTTGGGGATGTTCCCCTGGATGAGCATACCCCCGGAGATGAGGAGTCCCATCAGTGCGCAGGTGATCTGGGAGAGCGAGAGCGAGGGGTTGATCTCGGCGGCGGCAAGGGTCGCGTTGTCGAGCACTGCCGAGACCATGTTGACCCAGTAGAGCCCTGCGGAAGGGATCATGTCGATGTAGCCGGCAACGAGGGGCTTGAACCCGCTCCCGAGAAACGTCAGCGCCATGATAAAGAGGTAAACTTTGCCGGCCCGGATGACGACCTCGCTTAGGTTTTCGCGCTCGACCGTGCATTTCAGGTTCGTCTCGTCAGTCTTACGCTTCTTGAGCGCAATAAGGCCGAGAATTCCCAAAAGTATCACGGCAGGGACAAGGTAGATCCCGATCGTATCGATCAAAAACGAAAACCCGGCATGGTACGGGTCGCCCGACAGCTTGGAGATCACGATGGTAGTGAGAGGTTCCCCAAGGGGCGTGAGCCCGGCGCCAAGGCCGATCGCAAAACAGGCGATTACCGTGATCTCGATCTTGCCTTCCCTTGGGAGGGGAAGGGAGTTGATAATCTCGATAAGGATGATCGCGGCAAGGATGGCAGAGATGATACTTGCGACAAGGCCCAGGACAATGATAAGCAGGGGGACGATCACCTTGAGGGAGAACGACCCGACCATTTTGTTGATCGCCCGCTCCATCTGGTGGTGGAAGCAGTAGATCAGGATGCCCACGACAAGGACGATCTGGACAATCCCGATAGGGATGCCGCCGATCGAGGCAATGTTGAGCGGGCTCGTCAGCGCCTCGATGACGATAGCGGCAGTCCAGCCGGTGGTCTCCCCGTCTATCGTGGCAAATCCGGCAAGGGTCAGTGCCGCGACACCGCAGACAAACAAGAAGATCTCGAGGTTCTCTTCGATCTTTTTATTTACGAACGGAAGGACAAGGACGAGACAGAAGATAACAAACAGGCCCAGCGTTACGAAAAGTTCCACGCGATCACTCCGTAATTATCAGTTTATTAAAAAACAGGAAACCCCTGTATGGTGTACATGTCGGCAGCATGGAGGATAAGCCCTTTCTTGAGGGGGTCATTTCCGGGATAAAAATTTTAGAATTCCGTTGCAACTGCAATGCAGTCGGCAAGCGTCCCGATCCGGGCCTTTCCCCCGCACATGTTGGGGACATAGGCAAGGGCTTTGCCGGAGTTTACCATGACCGAAGCGTACTGCTCCATGACCGGGGAGACAACCATGCAGGTGTCGGCAAAGACCCGGGCGCCGGTCTTTTCGATGGAATCGACCAGCCGTGAGTTCTTGTCGATGACGCCCTGCGATGCAAAGATATAGAGGGGTTTTGCCACGACTTTCCCGGCAAGGAGCTTTGCAATCTCGGCAAGTTCGGCCGGCGAGCAGTGCGGGCAGCCGAGGGCAACGGCATCGACCGGGATATCGGTAAAGACCGCTTCGATCTCCGCTCCTTCGACCGGAATTGTCTCGATCCCGGATACATCGTACCGGTGTTTCTGTGCATCGGGGGTAACGCCGTCCACATGGTAGAGCGCCACGGCCCCGGTCGCTGCCATCGCGGCCCCGAGTGCCTTGAGCTGGTCGGGTTCGGGCCGGATGCCCCGGAAGTACGGGATCCGGTTGCCGACCAGCTTTCCCGCATGGTACCCGAGCGCCCCGTACTCGGCAACACCCCAGTCTTTCGTATCTGCACGGACATCAAGCACGATCTGCGGCACCCGGTTCTTGTCGAGGTGCAGGCCGTAACAGGCGGTCTTTCCCACCAGCGCCGCGGCAAGCGCGGACGGGCCCCCCTCGCGGTTGGTCCGGGCGCCGATCACCGAGTTCGCGTAGCTGACCGCCGACGATTCAGACCAGGCGAGATGATCGCCATACCGGGTCTCGTACAGGTAGTACGGCGTGCAGGTGCATTCGAGCGTTATCCCGAGCCGTTCGTACGCAGTAACAACCTTCTCCTGGTTTTGTGCAAAGGCCGGGTCGATCCCCATCTCTTCCCACCGGCCCCGGGCCATGCCGATCGGGTTCAGGATCGCCGGGACAACCGCCTTTGCATCGAGGCTGTCGAGCCATTCAAGGCCGTACCTGCCGATCGTCTTATAGGACGCCCCGCTCACCTGTGCGCTTCTGATGGGAACGAGCCGTTCCGCCCCGAAGACCTTCCCGAGCGCCACTACGAGTTCGAGCATCTTCTGCCGGGTCTCGCCCTCTTCCCCGGCAAGGATCCGTTCGTCGTCCGCGTCAAGCATCATGGGAGGGTCACCACGTGGCGCGCCGGAACTCGTCTTCGTGGCCGAGCACCATGGTCGCATCGACCCCGATCTTCACGTTCGTGCCGTCCTCTTTCTGGCAGGGGTCGAGCGACGAACCGCGGACACCGGTAATCACCATGATATCCTTGTCCCCGCTCACCCGTGTCGCAATCGCGTACTCGACATCGTGCGGGTCGGACGGGTCGATGTCTTCGTCAACTACTACCACGTGCTTGAGCGAGGTATGGGCGGCAAAGGCCGCCATGATCGCGTTCTTGCCATCGCCCTGCGTGCTCTTTTTTATCTGGACAACCGCATGGAGATACCCGCAGCCGCCCTTGGTGAGGACAACGTTTCTCACTTCGGTGACCCCGGCAACCGCCTTGTAGATCTTGGGCTCGTACGGGCAGCCCATCAGGATCTTGTGCTCGTCCCCCCCGGGCAGGATGCTGTGGTAGATGAAGTCCGGCTTTGTGTACATGCCGGTAAATTCAATCACCGGCTGGCGCCGGACCGGGTCGTAGGTTCCCGTGATATCCACAAACGGGCCCTCGTCCGTCACATCAGGGCCGATGAACCCTTCGAGCACGATCTCGGCATCCGCCGGG contains the following coding sequences:
- a CDS encoding HEAT repeat domain-containing protein, with the protein product MTSDTPAPDKESIAALIGQLDDPAIDNRHEAVLALARTGPDAVLPLIQSLAGATGDEPRWYRSVALAKVGTPIIAPLIAAMKENRDFEFRRYAAAALGELGEAAVEPLIEAMGSDDKELRGFFSKALCRIGKPAIVPLTRHISDEDEILRSCATLTLWQMGESGLTPMIEKLHDDKKE
- a CDS encoding DUF1646 family protein; translated protein: MELFVTLGLFVIFCLVLVLPFVNKKIEENLEIFLFVCGVAALTLAGFATIDGETTGWTAAIVIEALTSPLNIASIGGIPIGIVQIVLVVGILIYCFHHQMERAINKMVGSFSLKVIVPLLIIVLGLVASIISAILAAIILIEIINSLPLPREGKIEITVIACFAIGLGAGLTPLGEPLTTIVISKLSGDPYHAGFSFLIDTIGIYLVPAVILLGILGLIALKKRKTDETNLKCTVERENLSEVVIRAGKVYLFIMALTFLGSGFKPLVAGYIDMIPSAGLYWVNMVSAVLDNATLAAAEINPSLSLSQITCALMGLLISGGMLIQGNIPNIIAAGKMGITSKEWAKVGLPLGLALMAGFFCILFVPGWLGLV
- a CDS encoding aconitase X catalytic domain-containing protein codes for the protein MMLDADDERILAGEEGETRQKMLELVVALGKVFGAERLVPIRSAQVSGASYKTIGRYGLEWLDSLDAKAVVPAILNPIGMARGRWEEMGIDPAFAQNQEKVVTAYERLGITLECTCTPYYLYETRYGDHLAWSESSAVSYANSVIGARTNREGGPSALAAALVGKTACYGLHLDKNRVPQIVLDVRADTKDWGVAEYGALGYHAGKLVGNRIPYFRGIRPEPDQLKALGAAMAATGAVALYHVDGVTPDAQKHRYDVSGIETIPVEGAEIEAVFTDIPVDAVALGCPHCSPAELAEIAKLLAGKVVAKPLYIFASQGVIDKNSRLVDSIEKTGARVFADTCMVVSPVMEQYASVMVNSGKALAYVPNMCGGKARIGTLADCIAVATEF
- a CDS encoding DNA-directed DNA polymerase II large subunit, encoding MLKLSPVMEAYGNTLMAGLSRAIAIAEEARRQGLDPSMAVEIPIASDLADRVEVLVGIKGVAARIRELESQMSREEAALKIGDDFVAKMFGEKNNDEILDHSIRTAMALLTEGVVSAPTEGIAKVGLGKNDDGSTYLMIYYAGPIRSAGGTAQALSVLVGDYVRAKLGIGRYRPRQEEIERYIEEIRQYNTIMSLQYLPSEAEIRLIVENCPVCIDGEATEKEEVSGHRNLSRVETNAVRGGMALVLAEGIAGKARKLKSKVEKMNMQGWDWLDKLIAGAGKPAAETESHAPGIKPLDKYLRDLIGGRPVFSYPMRKGGFRLRYGRSRNTGFATAGFNPATLYLLGGFLAVGTQMKLERPGKACGVVPVDTIDGPTIRLKGGDVVRVDDEKTALTLMGKVERILDVGEILIAYGDFLENNHPLVPAGYCEEWWLLDQEPGTKLPKDETEALALAHTTGRYLHPSWTWFWDDITCDQIRLLADTVAREGKIEEDALVIPLTAEVKDPLEILLIPHKVSGGTIRIRAYRAFTACLGLDEHLKKRDTWNTVPADAAQLDLVMHLSGLKLRSRSGIRIGGRMGRPGKSKPRKMSPPPHALFPLGESGGARRSFQEASSHAEESDASATEIDFQKEGGMIEIEVGRRRCPDCGEITYLNRCQKCKTHTTPVYTCPKCGHEMMTPRCPNCDVPTKCSQRIALNVKEEYAQAMGRLGIKKDSIALVKGVKGVISQERTVEAMEKGILRALQDIYVFKDGTTRFDMIDLPLTHIRPDEICVSVEKMRELGYLKDINGYDLQNGKQVVELHPQDILLSDSCALYMIKIAQFIDDELTKFYGLPAFYNVKTRDDLVGQLMIGLAPHTSAGVLARVVGFTRANVGYAHPFFHAAKRRNCFFGDTEIEVMDGKNWTKIPIRKFVMENFDISQPGIDRLGTYYSDPVRPYYTRTVDTAGTLHIRKITSVSIHRAPPNLLRFTTARSRQLTVTPDHAMIVWDVGYLRKIRAMEVKAGDPVPVFEGNAVITDRITSVETVATLEDRVYCLTVAEDHTLVANGIFTGQCDGDEDCVMLLMDGLLNFSKSFLPQNRGGTMDAPLVLTSRIDPAEIDKESLNVDVGKGYPRELYEAGLAYAKAKDVEPLIDRVERRLGTPQQLEGFFFTHDTSDISSGPLESTYTQLKTMAEKLDAELDLAEKIRAVDADDVAERVLNTHFIRDLMGNLSAFSKQKFRCTKCNTSYRRMPLAGKCTKFKGKGICNGNIIPTVHEGSVKKYLEVSRAMVKKYKVSEYCRQRVEVLDLNIESTFGEEKQEQLGLADFM